A part of Loxodonta africana isolate mLoxAfr1 chromosome 11, mLoxAfr1.hap2, whole genome shotgun sequence genomic DNA contains:
- the CIC gene encoding protein capicua homolog isoform X6 has product MYSAHRPVVPASGAASRGLGMFVWTNVEPRSVAVFPWHSLVPFLAPSQPDPSVQPSEAQQPASHPVASNQSKEPAESAAVAHEQTPGGTGSADPGRPPAATCPESPGPGPLHTLGVVEPGKGPPPATEEEASGPPGESRLDSETESDHDDAFLSIMSPEIQLPLPPGKRRTQSLSALPKERDSSSEKDGRSPNKREKDHIRRPMNAFMIFSKRHRALVHQRHPNQDNRTVSKILGEWWYALGPKEKQKYHDLAFQVKEAHFKAHPDWKWCNKDRKKSSSEAKPTSLGLAGGHKETRERSMSETGTAAAPGVSSELLSVAAQTLLSSDPKAPGSGSCGAERLHTVGGPGSARPRAFSHSGVHSLDGGEADSQALQELTQMVSGPVSYSGPKPSTQYGAPGPFTAPGEGGALAASGRPPLLPTRASRSQRVASEDMTSDEERMVICEEEGDDDVIADDGFSTTDIDLKCKERVTDSESGDSSGEDPEGSKGFGRKVFSPVIHSSFTHCRPPLDPEPPGPPDPPVAFGKGYGPTPSSSSSSPASASTSAATSFSLGSGTFKAQESGQGSTAGPLRPPPPGAGGPVTPSKPTRFLPTDPATFRRKRPESVGSLEPPGPSVISAPPSGGGNILQTLVLPPNKEDREGSRARMPSAPAPSLAYGAPAAPLSRPAATMVTNVVRPVSSTPVPIASKPFPTSSRAEASPNDTAGARTETGTGSRAPGGSPLGVSLVYSDKKSAAATSPAPHLVAGPLLGTVGKAPATVTNLLVGTPGYGAPAPPAVQFIAQGAPGSGATSGSGTGAGSGPNGPVPLGILQPGALGKAGGITQVQYILPTLPQQLQVAPAPAAAPGTKVAAPSAPAPTTSIRFTLPPGTSTNGKVLAATAPTPGIPILQSVPSAPPPKAQSVSPVQAPPPGGSAQLLPGKVLVPLAAPSVSVRGGGAAQPLPLVSPPFSVPVQNGAQPPSKIIQLTPVPVSTPSGLVPPLSPATLPGPTSQPQKVLLPSSTRITYVQSAGGHALPLGTSPASSQAGTVTSYGPTSSVALGFTSLGPSGPAFVQPLLSAGQTPLLAPGQVGVSPVPSPQLPPACATPGGPVITAFYPGSPAPTSSAPLAQPSQAPPGLVYTVATSTTTPAAAILPKGLPAPATATPAPTSPFPSATAGSMTYSLVAPKAQRPTPKAPQKVKAAIASIPVGSFEAGAPGRPGPATRQPLDPGPAREPTAPESELEGQPTTPAPPPPPETWASTARSSPPLPLPVEERTSTKGPEATASKFPSSSSEWRVPGLGLESRGEPPTPPSPAPAPVSCGIIGSSEGNSGRAAGDTPERKEVASTGKKVKVRPPPLKKTFDSVDKVLSEVDFEERFAELPEFRPEEVLPSPTLQSLATSPRAILGSYRKKRKNSTDLDSAPEDPTSPKRKMRRRSSCSSEPNTPKSAKCEGDIFTFDRTGTDAEDVLGELEYEKVPYSSLRRTLDQRRALVMQLFQDHGFFPSAQATAAFQARYADIFPSKVCLQLKIREVRQKIMQAATPTEQPPGAEAPLPGPPSTGTAAAPAPTPSPAVGPDPNSPGSDSGSAPAAPPLPPPPELGPGQPGWEGAPQASPPSSGSSAAATGR; this is encoded by the exons ATGTACTCGGCCCACAGGCCCGTGGTGCCTGCGTCCGGCGCGGCCTCCCGTGGCCTCGGCATGTTCG TGTGGACAAATGTGGAACCTCGCTCTGTGGCCGTGTTCCCCTGGCACTCCTTAGTCCCCTTCCTGGCCCCCAGCCAGCCTGACCCCTCCGTACAGCCAAGCGAGGCCCAGCAACCCGCCAGCCACCCAGTGGCCTCCAACCAGAGCAAAG AACCTGCTGAGTCGGCAGCTGTTGCTCATGAGCAGACACCTGGTGGGACAGGAAGTGCTGACCCTGGGCGGCCCCCTGCAGCCACATGCCCTGAGAGCCCAGGGCCCGGACCCCTACACACACTGGGGGTGGTGGAACCTGGCAAGGGTCCCCCTCCCGCTACTGAGGAGGAGGCCTCTGGCCCCCCAGGAGAATCCCGGCTGGACAGTGAGACGGAGAGTGACCATGACGATGC CTTTCTCTCCATCATGTCCCCTGAGATCCAGTTGCCTCTGCCACCTGGAAAACGCCGGACCCAGTCCCTCAGTGCTCTGCCCAAAGAACGGGACTCATCTTCTGAGAAGGATGGACGCAGCCCCAACAAG CGGGAGAAGGACCATATCCGGCGGCCCATGAATGCCTTTATGATCTTCAGCAAGCGACACCGGGCCCTGGTCCACCAGCGTCACCCAAACCAGGACAACCGGACTGTCAGCAAGATCCTGGGCGAATGGTGGTATGCCCTGGGGCCTAAGGAGAAGCAGAAGTACCATGACCTGGCCTTCCAG GTGAAGGAGGCCCACTTCAAGGCCCACCCAGACTGGAAGTGGTGCAACAAGGACCGAAAGAAGTCCAGTTCAGAGGCCAAGCCCACTAGCCTAGGGCTGGCTGGAGGGCACAAGGAGACCCGGGAGCGGAGCATGTCAGAGACAGGCACTGCTGCTGCCCCTGGAG TGTCATCGGAACTCCTGTCTGTGGCAGCCCAGACACTTTTGAGCTCGGACCCCAAGGCTCCAGGGAGTGGATCCTGTGGGGCAGAACGGCTGCACACAGTTGGGGGTCCTGGCTCAGCCCGACCCCGCGCCTTCTCCCACAGTGGGGTCCATAGCCTGGATGGcggagaagcagacagccaggcaCTGCAGGAACTGACTCAG ATGGTATCCGGCCCAGTGTCCTACTCTGGCCCAAAGCCCAGCACCCAGTATGGGGCTCCAGGCCCCTTCACAGCTCCTGGCGAGGGGGGTGCCCTGGCGGCCAGTGGACGGCCCCCCCTGCTGCCCACTCGAGCCTCTCGTTCCCAGCGGGTTGCCAGTGAGGACATGACCAGTGACGAGGAGCGCATGGTCATCTGTGAGGAAGAAGGGGATGATGATGTCATTG ctgaCGATGGCTTCAGCACCACTGACATTGATCTGAAGTGCAAGGAGCGGGTGACTGACAGCGAAAGTGGAGACAGCTCTGGGGAGGACCCCGAGGGCAGCAAG GGCTTTGGCCGGAAGGTGTTCTCACCTGTGATCCATTCCTCCTTCACACACTGCCGTCCGCCCCTGGACCCTGAGCCCCCCGGGCCCCCGGATCCACCTGTAGCCTTTGGCAAGGGCTACGGCCCCACCCCGTCCTCCTCCTCATCTTCGCCTGCCTCTGCCTCAACCTCTGCAGCCACCTCCTTCTCCCTGGGCTCAGGAACCTTCAAGGCCCAGGAGTCAGGGCAAGGCAGCACAGCAGGCCCCCTACGGCCCCCGCCCCCTGGGGCTGGGGGACCAGTGACACCTTCCAAGCCCACCCGGTTCCTTCCAACGGATCCTGCCACCTTCCGACGGAAGAGACCTGAAAGTGTGGGGAGCCTGGAGCCACCAGGCCCCTCAGTTATTTCGGCACCTCCCAGTGGGGGAGGAAACATTCTGCAGACACTGGTCCTGCCCCCAAATAAGGAGGACCGGGAGGGCAGCAGAGCCCGCATGCCCTCGGCCCCTGCTCCATCGCTGGCCTACGGGGCCCCAGCAGCCCCCCTGTCCCGCCCAGCCGCCACCATGGTCACCAACGTGGTGCGGCCTGTCAGCAGCACTCCTGTGCCCATTGCCTCTAAGCCCTTCCCCACCTCCAGCCGGGCTGAAGCATCTCCAAATGACACGGCAGGTGCCAGGACTGAGACGGGCACTGGGTCCCGGGCTCCCGGGGGCTCCCCGTTGGGTGTCAGCTTAGTGTATTCGGACAAGAAGTCGGCAGCAGCCACCTCACCAGCCCCACACTTGGTGGCTGGGCCCCTGCTGGGCACTGTGGGAAAGGCACCTGCCACTGTTACCAACCTGCTGGTGGGCACCCCAGGCTATGGGGCCCCCGCACCCCCTGCTGTCCAGTTCATtgcccaaggagcccctggcagtgGGGCCACTTCAGGCTCTGGAACAGGTGCTGGGAGTGGCCCCAATGGGCCAGTGCCCCTGGGTATCTTGCAGCCAGGTGCCCTGGGCAAGGCTGGGGGAATCACCCAGGTGCAGTATATTCTGCCCACATTGCCCCAGCAGCTTCAGGTGGCACCTGCCCCAGCAGCAGCCCCTGGGACCAAGGTAGCAGCTCCCAGCGCCCCTGCACCCACCACCAGCATCCGTTTCACGCTCCCACCGGGCACCTCCACCAACGGCAAGGTCCTGGCTGCCACTGCACCCACTCCTGGCATCCCCATCCTGCAGTCTGTACCTTCTGCTCCACCCCCCAAAG CCCAGTCGGTGTCTccggtgcaggccccacccccgGGTGGCTCAGCCCAGCTGCTGCCTGGGAAGGTACTAGTGCCCCTGGCGGCCCCTAGTGTGTCCGTGCGGGGTGGAGGTGCCGCCCAGCCACTGCCCTTGGTGAGCCCGCCCTTCTCGGTACCTGTGCAGAATGGTGCCCAGCCGCCCAGTAAG ATCATCCAGCTGACTCCAGTGCCAGTGAGCACACCCAGTGGCCTGGTGCCACCCCTGAGCCCAGCCACATTACCTGGACCCACCTCTCAGCCCCAGAAGGTCCTCCTGCCCTCCTCTACCAG GATCACCTACGTTCAGTCAGCAGGCGGGCACGCACTGCCCCTGGGTACCAGCCCTGCATCCAGCCAGGCTGGAACGGTCACCTCATACGGGCCCACGAGCTCTGTAGCCCTAGGCTTCACCTCGCTGGGGCCCAGTGGCCCTGCCTTCGTGCAGCCCCTACTCTCAG CAGGCCAAACCCCACTGCTGGCTCCCGGCCAGGTGGGCGTGTCACCTGTGCCCAGCCCCCAGCTGCCTCCTGCCTGTGCCACCCCTGGAGGGCCCGTCATCACAGCATTTTACCCTGGCAGCCCTGCACCCACCTCCTCAGCACCCCTGGCCCAGCCCTCCCAGGCCCCCCCAGGCCTGGTCTACACTGTggccaccagcaccaccacccctGCTGCTGCCATCTTGCCCAAGGGCCTTCCGGCCCCTGCCACTGCCACCCCAGCCCCCACCAGCCCCTTTCCTAGTGCCACAG CAGGCTCCATGACCTACAGCTTAGTGGCCCCCAAGGCCCAGCGGCCAACCCCCAAGGCCCCTCAGAAAGTGAAGGCGGCCATCGCCAGCATTCCCGTGGGTTCCTTTGAGGCAGGTGCCCCTGGGCGGCCTGGTCCTGCGACCCGGCAGCCACTGGATCCTGGCCCAGCCCGCGAGCCAACTGCCCCTGAGTCTGAGCTTGAGGGGCAGCCTACAACTCCAGCCCCTCCACCACCCCCCGAGACCTGGGCTTCAACAGCCCGGAGCAGCCCCCCGCTGCCCTTGCCTGTTGAGGAGCGGACCAGCACCAAGGGTCCTGAGGCCACG GCCAGCAAATTCCCCAGCTCATCCTCAGAGTGGCGCGTCCCCGGGCTGGGCCTGGAGAGTCGTGGGGAGCCTCCCACCCCTCCCAGCCCAGCGCCGGCTCCAGTCTCTTGTGGCATCATCGGCAGCAGTGAGGGCAACAGCGGGAGGGCGGCTGGGGATACCCCTGAGCGCAAGGAGGTGGCTAGTACCGGCAAGAAGGTGAAGGTGCGGCCCCCGCCCCTGAAGAAGACCTTTGACTCTGTGGACAA GGTCCTGTCAGAGGTGGACTTTGAAGAGCGCTTTGCTGAGCTGCCTGAATTTCGGCCTGAGGAGGTgctgccctctcccaccctgcagTCTCTGGCCACCTCCCCCCGGGCCATCTTGGGATCCTACCGCAAGAAGAGAAAGAACTCCACCG ACCTGGACTCGGCACCCGAGGACCCCACCTCGCCCAAGCGCAAGATGAGAAGACGCTCCAGCTGCAGCTCTGAGCCCAACACCCCCAAGAGTGCCAAGTGTGAGGGAGACATCTTCACCTTTGACCGTACAG GTACGGATGCTGAGGATGTGCTTGGGGAGCTGGAGTACGAGAAGGTGCCGTACTCGTCACTGCGGCGTACCCTGGACCAGCGCCGGGCCCTGGTCATGCAGCTTTTCCAGGACCATGGCTTTTTCCCCTCAG CCCAGGCCACAGCAGCCTTCCAGGCCCGCTACGCAGACATCTTCCCCTCTAAGGTCTGTCTGCAGCTGAAGATCCGTGAGGTGCGCCAGAAGATCATGCAGGCGGCTACTCCCACGGAGCAGCCCCCAGGGGCCGAGGCCCCCCTCCCCGGACCGCCCTCCACTGGCACCGCTGCTGCCCCTGCTCCCACGCCCAGCCCTGCTGTGGGCCCTGACCCCAACTCACCTGGCTCGGACTCTGGCTCGGCCCCGGCTGCGCCACCACTGCCTCCACCCCCAGAGCTGGGGCCCGGACAGCCTGGCTGGGAGGGGGCCCCCCAGGCCTCCCCTCCATCCTCTGGCTCTTCCGCAGCTGCCACAGGCAGGTGA
- the PAFAH1B3 gene encoding platelet-activating factor acetylhydrolase IB subunit alpha1, with product MSADENPASKPTPVQDVQGDGRWMSLHHRFVADSKDKEPEVVFIGDSLVQLMHQCEIWRELFSPLHALNFGIGGDSTQHVLWRLENGELEHIRPKIVVVWVGTNNHGHTAEQVTGGIKAIVQLVNQRQPQARVVVLGLLPRGQHPNPLREKNLQVNELVRAALVGHPRAHFLDADPGFVHSDGTISHHDMYDYLHLSRLGYTPVCRALHSLLLRLLAQDQGQSVPLAEPTP from the exons ATGAGTGCAGATGAGAACCCAGCCAGCAAGCCCACACCGGTGCAGGACGTGCAGGGCGACGGGCGCTGGATGTCCCTG CACCATCGGTTTGTGGCCGACAGCAAAGATAAGGAACCCGAAGTCGTCTTCATCGGAGACTCTTTGGTCCAGCTAATGCACCAGTGCGAG ATCTGGCGGGAGCTCTTCTCTCCTCTGCATGCACTAAACTTTGGCATTGGCGGTGACAGCACACAGCACGTGCTGTGGCGGCTGGAGAATGGGGAGCTTGAACACATTCGGCCCAAG ATTGTGGTGGTCTGGGTGGGCACCAACAACCACGGGCACACAGCAGAGCAGGTGACTGGCGGCATCAAGGCCATCGTGCAGCTGGTGAACCAGCGGCAGCCCCAGGCCCGGGTCGTAGTGCTG GGCCTGCTCCCACGGGGCCAGCACCCCAACCCCCTTCGGGAGAAGAACCTACAGGTGAACGAGCTGGTGCGGGCTGCGTTGGTTGGCCACCCACGTGCCCACTTCCTGGATGCCGACCCTGGGTTTGTGCACTCGGACGGTACCATAAGCCACCATGACATGTATGATTATCTGCACCTGAGCCGCCTGGGCTACACACCTGTCTGCCGGGCCCTGCACTCCCTGCTTCTGCGCCTGCTGGCCCAAGACCAGGGCCAGAGCGTTCCCCTGGCGGAGCCCACACCCTAA
- the CIC gene encoding protein capicua homolog isoform X5 — MYSAHRPVVPASGAASRGLGMFVWTNVEPRSVAVFPWHSLVPFLAPSQPDPSVQPSEAQQPASHPVASNQSKEPAESAAVAHEQTPGGTGSADPGRPPAATCPESPGPGPLHTLGVVEPGKGPPPATEEEASGPPGESRLDSETESDHDDAFLSIMSPEIQLPLPPGKRRTQSLSALPKERDSSSEKDGRSPNKREKDHIRRPMNAFMIFSKRHRALVHQRHPNQDNRTVSKILGEWWYALGPKEKQKYHDLAFQVKEAHFKAHPDWKWCNKDRKKSSSEAKPTSLGLAGGHKETRERSMSETGTAAAPGVSSELLSVAAQTLLSSDPKAPGSGSCGAERLHTVGGPGSARPRAFSHSGVHSLDGGEADSQALQELTQMVSGPVSYSGPKPSTQYGAPGPFTAPGEGGALAASGRPPLLPTRASRSQRVASEDMTSDEERMVICEEEGDDDVIADDGFSTTDIDLKCKERVTDSESGDSSGEDPEGSKGFGRKVFSPVIHSSFTHCRPPLDPEPPGPPDPPVAFGKGYGPTPSSSSSSPASASTSAATSFSLGSGTFKAQESGQGSTAGPLRPPPPGAGGPVTPSKPTRFLPTDPATFRRKRPESVGSLEPPGPSVISAPPSGGGNILQTLVLPPNKEDREGSRARMPSAPAPSLAYGAPAAPLSRPAATMVTNVVRPVSSTPVPIASKPFPTSSRAEASPNDTAGARTETGTGSRAPGGSPLGVSLVYSDKKSAAATSPAPHLVAGPLLGTVGKAPATVTNLLVGTPGYGAPAPPAVQFIAQGAPGSGATSGSGTGAGSGPNGPVPLGILQPGALGKAGGITQVQYILPTLPQQLQVAPAPAAAPGTKVAAPSAPAPTTSIRFTLPPGTSTNGKVLAATAPTPGIPILQSVPSAPPPKAQSVSPVQAPPPGGSAQLLPGKVLVPLAAPSVSVRGGGAAQPLPLVSPPFSVPVQNGAQPPSKIIQLTPVPVSTPSGLVPPLSPATLPGPTSQPQKVLLPSSTRITYVQSAGGHALPLGTSPASSQAGTVTSYGPTSSVALGFTSLGPSGPAFVQPLLSAGQTPLLAPGQVGVSPVPSPQLPPACATPGGPVITAFYPGSPAPTSSAPLAQPSQAPPGLVYTVATSTTTPAAAILPKGLPAPATATPAPTSPFPSATAGSMTYSLVAPKAQRPTPKAPQKVKAAIASIPVGSFEAGAPGRPGPATRQPLDPGPAREPTAPESELEGQPTTPAPPPPPETWASTARSSPPLPLPVEERTSTKGPEATASKFPSSSSEWRVPGLGLESRGEPPTPPSPAPAPVSCGIIGSSEGNSGRAAGDTPERKEVASTGKKVKVRPPPLKKTFDSVDNRVLSEVDFEERFAELPEFRPEEVLPSPTLQSLATSPRAILGSYRKKRKNSTDLDSAPEDPTSPKRKMRRRSSCSSEPNTPKSAKCEGDIFTFDRTGTDAEDVLGELEYEKVPYSSLRRTLDQRRALVMQLFQDHGFFPSAQATAAFQARYADIFPSKVCLQLKIREVRQKIMQAATPTEQPPGAEAPLPGPPSTGTAAAPAPTPSPAVGPDPNSPGSDSGSAPAAPPLPPPPELGPGQPGWEGAPQASPPSSGSSAAATGR; from the exons ATGTACTCGGCCCACAGGCCCGTGGTGCCTGCGTCCGGCGCGGCCTCCCGTGGCCTCGGCATGTTCG TGTGGACAAATGTGGAACCTCGCTCTGTGGCCGTGTTCCCCTGGCACTCCTTAGTCCCCTTCCTGGCCCCCAGCCAGCCTGACCCCTCCGTACAGCCAAGCGAGGCCCAGCAACCCGCCAGCCACCCAGTGGCCTCCAACCAGAGCAAAG AACCTGCTGAGTCGGCAGCTGTTGCTCATGAGCAGACACCTGGTGGGACAGGAAGTGCTGACCCTGGGCGGCCCCCTGCAGCCACATGCCCTGAGAGCCCAGGGCCCGGACCCCTACACACACTGGGGGTGGTGGAACCTGGCAAGGGTCCCCCTCCCGCTACTGAGGAGGAGGCCTCTGGCCCCCCAGGAGAATCCCGGCTGGACAGTGAGACGGAGAGTGACCATGACGATGC CTTTCTCTCCATCATGTCCCCTGAGATCCAGTTGCCTCTGCCACCTGGAAAACGCCGGACCCAGTCCCTCAGTGCTCTGCCCAAAGAACGGGACTCATCTTCTGAGAAGGATGGACGCAGCCCCAACAAG CGGGAGAAGGACCATATCCGGCGGCCCATGAATGCCTTTATGATCTTCAGCAAGCGACACCGGGCCCTGGTCCACCAGCGTCACCCAAACCAGGACAACCGGACTGTCAGCAAGATCCTGGGCGAATGGTGGTATGCCCTGGGGCCTAAGGAGAAGCAGAAGTACCATGACCTGGCCTTCCAG GTGAAGGAGGCCCACTTCAAGGCCCACCCAGACTGGAAGTGGTGCAACAAGGACCGAAAGAAGTCCAGTTCAGAGGCCAAGCCCACTAGCCTAGGGCTGGCTGGAGGGCACAAGGAGACCCGGGAGCGGAGCATGTCAGAGACAGGCACTGCTGCTGCCCCTGGAG TGTCATCGGAACTCCTGTCTGTGGCAGCCCAGACACTTTTGAGCTCGGACCCCAAGGCTCCAGGGAGTGGATCCTGTGGGGCAGAACGGCTGCACACAGTTGGGGGTCCTGGCTCAGCCCGACCCCGCGCCTTCTCCCACAGTGGGGTCCATAGCCTGGATGGcggagaagcagacagccaggcaCTGCAGGAACTGACTCAG ATGGTATCCGGCCCAGTGTCCTACTCTGGCCCAAAGCCCAGCACCCAGTATGGGGCTCCAGGCCCCTTCACAGCTCCTGGCGAGGGGGGTGCCCTGGCGGCCAGTGGACGGCCCCCCCTGCTGCCCACTCGAGCCTCTCGTTCCCAGCGGGTTGCCAGTGAGGACATGACCAGTGACGAGGAGCGCATGGTCATCTGTGAGGAAGAAGGGGATGATGATGTCATTG ctgaCGATGGCTTCAGCACCACTGACATTGATCTGAAGTGCAAGGAGCGGGTGACTGACAGCGAAAGTGGAGACAGCTCTGGGGAGGACCCCGAGGGCAGCAAG GGCTTTGGCCGGAAGGTGTTCTCACCTGTGATCCATTCCTCCTTCACACACTGCCGTCCGCCCCTGGACCCTGAGCCCCCCGGGCCCCCGGATCCACCTGTAGCCTTTGGCAAGGGCTACGGCCCCACCCCGTCCTCCTCCTCATCTTCGCCTGCCTCTGCCTCAACCTCTGCAGCCACCTCCTTCTCCCTGGGCTCAGGAACCTTCAAGGCCCAGGAGTCAGGGCAAGGCAGCACAGCAGGCCCCCTACGGCCCCCGCCCCCTGGGGCTGGGGGACCAGTGACACCTTCCAAGCCCACCCGGTTCCTTCCAACGGATCCTGCCACCTTCCGACGGAAGAGACCTGAAAGTGTGGGGAGCCTGGAGCCACCAGGCCCCTCAGTTATTTCGGCACCTCCCAGTGGGGGAGGAAACATTCTGCAGACACTGGTCCTGCCCCCAAATAAGGAGGACCGGGAGGGCAGCAGAGCCCGCATGCCCTCGGCCCCTGCTCCATCGCTGGCCTACGGGGCCCCAGCAGCCCCCCTGTCCCGCCCAGCCGCCACCATGGTCACCAACGTGGTGCGGCCTGTCAGCAGCACTCCTGTGCCCATTGCCTCTAAGCCCTTCCCCACCTCCAGCCGGGCTGAAGCATCTCCAAATGACACGGCAGGTGCCAGGACTGAGACGGGCACTGGGTCCCGGGCTCCCGGGGGCTCCCCGTTGGGTGTCAGCTTAGTGTATTCGGACAAGAAGTCGGCAGCAGCCACCTCACCAGCCCCACACTTGGTGGCTGGGCCCCTGCTGGGCACTGTGGGAAAGGCACCTGCCACTGTTACCAACCTGCTGGTGGGCACCCCAGGCTATGGGGCCCCCGCACCCCCTGCTGTCCAGTTCATtgcccaaggagcccctggcagtgGGGCCACTTCAGGCTCTGGAACAGGTGCTGGGAGTGGCCCCAATGGGCCAGTGCCCCTGGGTATCTTGCAGCCAGGTGCCCTGGGCAAGGCTGGGGGAATCACCCAGGTGCAGTATATTCTGCCCACATTGCCCCAGCAGCTTCAGGTGGCACCTGCCCCAGCAGCAGCCCCTGGGACCAAGGTAGCAGCTCCCAGCGCCCCTGCACCCACCACCAGCATCCGTTTCACGCTCCCACCGGGCACCTCCACCAACGGCAAGGTCCTGGCTGCCACTGCACCCACTCCTGGCATCCCCATCCTGCAGTCTGTACCTTCTGCTCCACCCCCCAAAG CCCAGTCGGTGTCTccggtgcaggccccacccccgGGTGGCTCAGCCCAGCTGCTGCCTGGGAAGGTACTAGTGCCCCTGGCGGCCCCTAGTGTGTCCGTGCGGGGTGGAGGTGCCGCCCAGCCACTGCCCTTGGTGAGCCCGCCCTTCTCGGTACCTGTGCAGAATGGTGCCCAGCCGCCCAGTAAG ATCATCCAGCTGACTCCAGTGCCAGTGAGCACACCCAGTGGCCTGGTGCCACCCCTGAGCCCAGCCACATTACCTGGACCCACCTCTCAGCCCCAGAAGGTCCTCCTGCCCTCCTCTACCAG GATCACCTACGTTCAGTCAGCAGGCGGGCACGCACTGCCCCTGGGTACCAGCCCTGCATCCAGCCAGGCTGGAACGGTCACCTCATACGGGCCCACGAGCTCTGTAGCCCTAGGCTTCACCTCGCTGGGGCCCAGTGGCCCTGCCTTCGTGCAGCCCCTACTCTCAG CAGGCCAAACCCCACTGCTGGCTCCCGGCCAGGTGGGCGTGTCACCTGTGCCCAGCCCCCAGCTGCCTCCTGCCTGTGCCACCCCTGGAGGGCCCGTCATCACAGCATTTTACCCTGGCAGCCCTGCACCCACCTCCTCAGCACCCCTGGCCCAGCCCTCCCAGGCCCCCCCAGGCCTGGTCTACACTGTggccaccagcaccaccacccctGCTGCTGCCATCTTGCCCAAGGGCCTTCCGGCCCCTGCCACTGCCACCCCAGCCCCCACCAGCCCCTTTCCTAGTGCCACAG CAGGCTCCATGACCTACAGCTTAGTGGCCCCCAAGGCCCAGCGGCCAACCCCCAAGGCCCCTCAGAAAGTGAAGGCGGCCATCGCCAGCATTCCCGTGGGTTCCTTTGAGGCAGGTGCCCCTGGGCGGCCTGGTCCTGCGACCCGGCAGCCACTGGATCCTGGCCCAGCCCGCGAGCCAACTGCCCCTGAGTCTGAGCTTGAGGGGCAGCCTACAACTCCAGCCCCTCCACCACCCCCCGAGACCTGGGCTTCAACAGCCCGGAGCAGCCCCCCGCTGCCCTTGCCTGTTGAGGAGCGGACCAGCACCAAGGGTCCTGAGGCCACG GCCAGCAAATTCCCCAGCTCATCCTCAGAGTGGCGCGTCCCCGGGCTGGGCCTGGAGAGTCGTGGGGAGCCTCCCACCCCTCCCAGCCCAGCGCCGGCTCCAGTCTCTTGTGGCATCATCGGCAGCAGTGAGGGCAACAGCGGGAGGGCGGCTGGGGATACCCCTGAGCGCAAGGAGGTGGCTAGTACCGGCAAGAAGGTGAAGGTGCGGCCCCCGCCCCTGAAGAAGACCTTTGACTCTGTGGACAA CAGGGTCCTGTCAGAGGTGGACTTTGAAGAGCGCTTTGCTGAGCTGCCTGAATTTCGGCCTGAGGAGGTgctgccctctcccaccctgcagTCTCTGGCCACCTCCCCCCGGGCCATCTTGGGATCCTACCGCAAGAAGAGAAAGAACTCCACCG ACCTGGACTCGGCACCCGAGGACCCCACCTCGCCCAAGCGCAAGATGAGAAGACGCTCCAGCTGCAGCTCTGAGCCCAACACCCCCAAGAGTGCCAAGTGTGAGGGAGACATCTTCACCTTTGACCGTACAG GTACGGATGCTGAGGATGTGCTTGGGGAGCTGGAGTACGAGAAGGTGCCGTACTCGTCACTGCGGCGTACCCTGGACCAGCGCCGGGCCCTGGTCATGCAGCTTTTCCAGGACCATGGCTTTTTCCCCTCAG CCCAGGCCACAGCAGCCTTCCAGGCCCGCTACGCAGACATCTTCCCCTCTAAGGTCTGTCTGCAGCTGAAGATCCGTGAGGTGCGCCAGAAGATCATGCAGGCGGCTACTCCCACGGAGCAGCCCCCAGGGGCCGAGGCCCCCCTCCCCGGACCGCCCTCCACTGGCACCGCTGCTGCCCCTGCTCCCACGCCCAGCCCTGCTGTGGGCCCTGACCCCAACTCACCTGGCTCGGACTCTGGCTCGGCCCCGGCTGCGCCACCACTGCCTCCACCCCCAGAGCTGGGGCCCGGACAGCCTGGCTGGGAGGGGGCCCCCCAGGCCTCCCCTCCATCCTCTGGCTCTTCCGCAGCTGCCACAGGCAGGTGA